A single window of Rubripirellula lacrimiformis DNA harbors:
- the pyk gene encoding pyruvate kinase: METTSPHYRHTKIIATLGPATQTRERLTALTLAGVDLFRLNMAHGSVQWVAEIVALIREISAEVEREVAVMIDVKGPEIRTGDLPEPVVLTPGDQIHLFTTNATAPAPTDVLSVSVNYPDLPSDVAVGSTILVDSGLMRLKVLNKDATSVRCQVMTAGTLGSRRHINLPGVEVNLPSLTEKDEADLIAGIDAGIDFVALSFVRKADDIFALRKFLDDRGSPARIIAKIEEQSGVRNMDEIIRAADAIMVARGDLGIEIDYHCLPLVQTQLVQACQDQGKPVIIATHLLESMIQSPIPTRAEISDVSNAVREQADAVMLSGETTTGAYPLESVEVLKNIIQSIEPSVSSDLNSRIKLIEPKEKMLRSTARLAQDLGDSGIVVFTRSGFLAYVLGALRPRGVPIFAFTDNESIFRQLLLPWGVEPFLIDFSADPEETIQDAFERLKEKGWCVPGSWLVVITNALANDKVIDTTQIRQVE; the protein is encoded by the coding sequence ATGGAGACAACGTCCCCACACTATCGCCACACCAAAATCATCGCGACTCTTGGGCCTGCGACTCAGACACGCGAACGATTGACGGCATTAACGCTAGCCGGTGTGGACCTGTTTCGTTTGAACATGGCACATGGATCCGTTCAATGGGTCGCCGAGATCGTGGCGTTGATCCGCGAGATATCCGCCGAAGTCGAGCGCGAAGTCGCGGTCATGATCGACGTCAAAGGCCCCGAGATCCGGACTGGCGATTTGCCCGAACCAGTGGTGCTGACACCGGGCGACCAAATTCACTTGTTCACGACCAATGCCACCGCACCGGCCCCCACCGACGTGTTGAGCGTATCGGTCAACTACCCGGATCTGCCATCCGATGTTGCCGTCGGGTCAACCATTTTGGTCGACAGCGGATTGATGCGTCTGAAGGTGTTGAACAAGGACGCCACCAGCGTTCGGTGCCAGGTGATGACAGCGGGCACACTTGGTTCGCGACGACACATCAACCTGCCGGGGGTGGAAGTCAATCTGCCATCGCTTACCGAGAAAGACGAAGCCGACTTGATCGCCGGGATTGATGCCGGCATCGACTTTGTCGCACTGTCTTTTGTTCGCAAGGCCGACGACATCTTTGCACTCCGCAAGTTCCTGGACGACCGCGGATCGCCAGCTCGCATCATCGCGAAGATCGAAGAACAGTCGGGCGTTCGCAACATGGACGAGATCATCCGTGCCGCCGATGCGATCATGGTGGCTCGCGGTGACCTGGGGATCGAAATCGATTATCACTGTCTGCCGTTGGTGCAAACCCAACTGGTCCAGGCCTGCCAAGACCAAGGCAAACCGGTCATCATCGCCACCCATCTGTTGGAATCGATGATTCAGTCGCCGATTCCAACTCGCGCTGAAATTTCCGATGTATCCAATGCCGTTCGCGAACAGGCCGACGCCGTGATGCTGTCGGGCGAAACGACGACAGGCGCGTATCCGTTGGAATCGGTCGAGGTACTGAAGAATATCATTCAAAGCATCGAACCATCGGTCAGCTCGGATCTGAACAGCCGCATCAAGCTGATCGAACCGAAAGAGAAGATGCTGCGTTCGACCGCCAGGTTGGCACAGGACCTAGGCGATTCCGGGATCGTTGTTTTCACTCGCAGCGGATTCCTGGCCTACGTGCTGGGAGCCCTTCGTCCCCGGGGTGTGCCGATCTTTGCATTCACCGACAACGAATCCATTTTCCGTCAGCTGCTGTTGCCGTGGGGCGTCGAACCGTTCTTGATCGACTTCTCCGCCGACCCCGAAGAAACGATCCAAGATGCGTTCGAACGGCTGAAGGAAAAAGGATGGTGCGTGCCGGGTTCATGGTTAGTCGTGATCACCAACGCCTTGGCAAACGATAAGGTCATCGATACGACTCAGATTCGCCAAGTCGAATAG
- the ftsH gene encoding ATP-dependent zinc metalloprotease FtsH, whose product MSDNPQRNSEQKPAGNVWLVLVLVTAAVLVSAFLFGNNARSLRYPDLMALLKLSATDQAAATSSTPDTGAAPETLSPADADENGTDQADSDQADSDPAPVDSADGDADAAATKPADDAAKPTDGGEVAAAGDSDKANADDPDGDADSVAREAAKTDSVAGPPVPTLVVTSKKNPEIQIEYSDPQDIEVSDESITGTVMYRSLGVGGTNPKEPAKRVEFQTIRDTLNEAEHERLVAYLDASGVTWDNARPSRFLQDHWPELLMIGIFVVLGVVMLRRIGGVGSPMSFSRSRGKLYSQEELGLSFADTAGIDEAVEEVREIVDFLKNSEKYQSLGGRIPKGVLLVGPPGTGKTLLAKAIAGEAGVPFFSLSGSDFVEMYVGVGAARVRDMFQQATNRAPCIIFIDELDALGKSRSGSAVGGHDEREQTLNALLVEMDGFVSNSGVIVIAATNRPETLDPALLRPGRFDRHVLVDRPDVGGREAILKVHVKNVKLDEQVDLKEIASITPGFVGADLANLVNEAALLAARAEKRAVSIDQFNEAVERVTAGLEKKNRVMNADEKIRVAYHEAGHAIVAAALPNTDPVHKVSIIPRGLAALGYTMQRPESERYLMTKTELESNMKVLLAGTLTEEMTFQDISTGAQNDLERCTEIARSMVMDYGMSRLGRINLRRSNRSAFLAGGGEGYQTMHSEEMAKMIDKEVTRIIDDSLTQTREILEQRRDVLEAVTQRLLEVEAIDNDELMRLIRENSRGPWLVPGTVNEKPLAKLRPDDRSNTNQDLADRG is encoded by the coding sequence ATGAGCGACAATCCCCAACGCAACAGCGAACAAAAGCCCGCTGGTAACGTCTGGTTGGTCTTGGTCCTGGTGACCGCCGCCGTCCTGGTCAGCGCGTTTCTGTTTGGCAACAACGCACGCAGCCTACGCTATCCCGATTTGATGGCATTGCTGAAGCTGTCCGCCACGGACCAGGCGGCTGCGACCTCGAGCACCCCGGACACCGGCGCTGCGCCCGAAACATTGTCCCCTGCCGATGCCGACGAAAATGGCACCGACCAAGCTGATTCCGACCAAGCTGATTCTGATCCTGCACCGGTTGATTCAGCCGATGGCGACGCGGATGCCGCCGCGACCAAGCCTGCTGATGACGCCGCCAAGCCGACCGACGGTGGTGAAGTCGCGGCCGCAGGCGATTCGGACAAAGCCAATGCGGACGACCCGGACGGCGACGCCGATTCCGTCGCGAGAGAGGCTGCGAAAACGGACTCGGTCGCCGGTCCTCCTGTTCCAACTCTGGTGGTCACCTCCAAAAAGAACCCCGAGATCCAGATCGAATACAGCGATCCGCAAGATATCGAAGTGTCGGATGAATCGATCACCGGAACCGTGATGTATCGGTCGTTGGGGGTCGGTGGTACCAATCCCAAGGAACCGGCCAAGCGAGTCGAGTTCCAAACCATCCGGGATACGCTTAACGAAGCCGAACACGAGCGGCTGGTCGCCTACCTGGACGCCTCGGGTGTGACCTGGGACAACGCCCGACCAAGTCGGTTCCTGCAGGACCATTGGCCCGAACTGTTGATGATCGGCATCTTCGTCGTCCTAGGTGTGGTGATGTTGCGCCGGATCGGCGGGGTCGGATCGCCGATGTCGTTCTCGCGAAGCCGGGGCAAACTGTACAGCCAAGAGGAACTGGGGCTTTCGTTTGCAGACACCGCGGGCATCGACGAAGCGGTCGAAGAGGTTCGCGAGATCGTTGACTTCCTAAAGAACAGCGAAAAGTACCAATCGCTCGGTGGTCGCATTCCCAAGGGAGTGTTGTTGGTCGGGCCTCCCGGAACGGGCAAGACGTTGTTGGCCAAGGCGATTGCGGGCGAAGCCGGCGTGCCCTTCTTTAGCCTGTCGGGAAGTGACTTTGTCGAAATGTATGTCGGTGTCGGCGCTGCTCGCGTCCGTGACATGTTCCAACAGGCCACCAACCGTGCACCCTGCATCATCTTTATCGACGAACTGGACGCGCTGGGCAAAAGTCGCAGCGGGTCAGCCGTCGGTGGTCACGACGAGCGGGAACAGACGCTCAATGCATTGTTGGTCGAAATGGATGGTTTCGTATCGAATTCCGGCGTGATCGTGATCGCCGCGACCAACCGTCCCGAAACGTTGGACCCCGCGCTGCTGCGTCCCGGTCGATTCGATCGGCACGTGCTGGTCGATCGCCCCGATGTCGGCGGCCGCGAAGCGATCCTGAAAGTGCACGTCAAAAACGTCAAACTGGACGAACAGGTTGATTTGAAAGAGATCGCCTCGATCACGCCTGGTTTCGTCGGTGCCGACTTGGCCAACCTGGTCAACGAAGCGGCGCTGCTTGCCGCTCGCGCCGAAAAACGTGCCGTCAGCATCGATCAATTCAACGAGGCGGTGGAACGCGTTACCGCCGGACTGGAAAAGAAAAATCGGGTGATGAACGCGGACGAAAAAATCCGCGTCGCCTATCACGAAGCTGGCCACGCGATCGTCGCCGCAGCACTTCCCAACACCGATCCGGTACACAAGGTCAGCATCATCCCGCGTGGACTAGCGGCATTGGGCTACACGATGCAGCGTCCCGAATCGGAACGCTACTTGATGACGAAGACGGAACTGGAAAGCAACATGAAGGTGCTGTTGGCGGGCACGTTGACCGAAGAGATGACGTTCCAAGACATCAGCACCGGTGCTCAAAACGACCTGGAACGTTGTACCGAGATCGCTCGCAGCATGGTGATGGATTATGGCATGAGCCGGTTGGGGCGAATCAATTTGCGGCGGAGCAATCGATCGGCATTCCTGGCCGGTGGTGGCGAAGGCTACCAAACGATGCACAGCGAAGAAATGGCGAAGATGATCGACAAAGAAGTCACGCGTATCATCGATGACTCGCTGACCCAGACACGCGAGATTCTAGAACAACGCCGCGACGTGCTCGAAGCCGTCACCCAGCGGTTGTTGGAAGTCGAGGCGATCGACAACGACGAACTGATGCGACTGATTCGCGAGAATAGTCGTGGCCCCTGGTTGGTCCCCGGCACCGTCAACGAAAAGCCACTGGCAAAACTTCGCCCCGACGACCGGTCCAACACCAACCAAGACCTAGCCGACCGCGGCTAA
- the dxr gene encoding 1-deoxy-D-xylulose-5-phosphate reductoisomerase, whose amino-acid sequence MSNSAASNAAASNSAAPIQKVAVLGATGSIGTATAEVINHLNRVDSQYRWHLWAASGHQNLDRLIEIADAADDPPEHLVMSDPASAANFTSMDAVAGGAAPRPNSSSWPDSLAGTRISYGPDALIDVASAPEVDVVVASIVGRAGLESTLAAVQAGKRVALANKETLVVAGPLVRQAMLTSGAELLPVDSEHSAIFQCMGGAASACAPGHPSGHPSGPNADPHPAPRPKKLILTASGGPFRTWTKQQMSDATVESALAHPTWDMGPKITIDSATMMNKSLEIIEARWLFDLPAEAIEVVVHPQSIIHSMVEFDDGSVIAQLSPPDMKLPIQYALTYPRRLACPSPPLDRTRSWDLTLEVADQDRFPGLTLGFEVAAAGGTAGAVVNAANEEAVGLFLNGQIRFTDIVLGCRDVLEHHTHESAPTLSRLLELDRWARAETRQRFKL is encoded by the coding sequence ATGTCGAATTCAGCGGCGTCGAATGCAGCGGCGTCGAATTCAGCGGCGCCGATCCAGAAGGTCGCGGTCCTGGGCGCGACAGGCAGCATCGGCACGGCAACGGCCGAGGTAATCAATCACCTGAACCGGGTGGATTCCCAGTATCGCTGGCATTTATGGGCCGCCTCTGGCCATCAAAACCTGGATCGATTGATCGAAATCGCTGACGCAGCGGACGATCCCCCCGAACATTTGGTGATGTCCGACCCGGCATCGGCTGCAAACTTCACCTCAATGGACGCTGTCGCCGGCGGCGCTGCCCCGCGGCCAAATTCGTCATCCTGGCCTGATTCGCTCGCTGGCACCCGGATTTCGTACGGCCCAGACGCTCTGATCGACGTGGCCAGCGCCCCGGAGGTCGACGTGGTGGTGGCGTCGATCGTCGGACGAGCCGGTCTGGAAAGCACCTTAGCGGCGGTCCAGGCGGGCAAACGCGTGGCACTGGCCAACAAAGAAACGTTGGTCGTGGCCGGCCCGCTGGTTCGCCAGGCGATGTTGACCAGCGGAGCCGAACTGTTGCCGGTCGACAGCGAGCATTCGGCGATCTTCCAGTGCATGGGCGGAGCCGCGTCTGCCTGTGCCCCCGGCCACCCATCAGGCCACCCATCGGGCCCCAACGCCGATCCCCATCCGGCCCCACGCCCCAAGAAGCTGATCCTGACGGCCAGCGGCGGGCCATTTCGGACCTGGACAAAACAACAGATGTCCGACGCCACCGTCGAATCGGCACTGGCCCACCCGACCTGGGACATGGGCCCCAAGATCACGATCGACTCGGCGACGATGATGAACAAATCGCTGGAAATCATCGAAGCCCGCTGGCTGTTTGATTTACCCGCCGAGGCCATCGAAGTGGTCGTTCACCCCCAATCGATCATTCATTCGATGGTCGAGTTCGACGACGGGTCCGTGATCGCCCAGCTGAGCCCGCCGGACATGAAGTTGCCGATTCAGTACGCACTGACGTATCCTCGGCGCTTAGCATGCCCCTCACCGCCCCTGGATCGAACCCGGTCCTGGGACCTGACTTTGGAAGTGGCCGACCAGGACCGTTTTCCCGGTTTGACGCTAGGATTCGAGGTCGCGGCGGCCGGCGGCACCGCCGGTGCGGTGGTCAACGCGGCCAACGAAGAGGCGGTCGGTCTGTTCCTGAACGGTCAAATTCGGTTTACTGACATCGTTTTGGGATGCCGTGACGTTCTGGAACACCACACGCACGAGTCCGCACCGACCCTGAGCCGATTGCTGGAACTGGATCGCTGGGCACGTGCCGAGACTCGACAAAGATTCAAGCTGTAA
- a CDS encoding site-2 protease family protein, with protein sequence MMLIDSIAAMLPMIAALPLAATDDPGFIASLLTNIFLWGRVALGIGLVIFVHELGHFVAAKSFGVKCEKFYVGFDVPIKIGPIKFPRTLGKFTYGETEYGIGIIPLGGYVKMLGQDDDPRNLEEENKRISVDSDTADEPVLDPRSFPAKPVWQRMIIISAGVVVNVITGVLFAAIAFGYGVTYSPAVVGGVTPGGPAWQAGIEPGGKVIAVGELKDDQMHFREMKMEILTQGFETPDQPIDVAIQYDDGVRNFKLQPKALPENKDYRMIGVAIPHSVTLNQDTYARPQSVAADVLSDADAGATITAFNGNPIVSDSIVPGTNFFDYLYTHPNEAVELTLKRSDDSEATVSLPPQTAKSAGIRFAIGPIVAMVDGGPAEQAGLKLGDVITAIGDNDQIDAYSLPAMLVGNSDPVALKIRRGDGDDAESTTITITPNRSLQTLSPTANLSNDIGINSLGLAYKPLSTVARITAPAKSDAEDGGLKVGDRLQKIRLVMSDSETPDWLHDELFGPVLKSLREGQEFSPSTPLNAFVDTIQYLPVGTKLEIQATRPPENRVVTATVEIQADEFNLFDRGLQFPPREAVQKATSPGNALALGYREGKRRLKDVLRFLEMLPRGQIGLKQVGGPLAIVGIAKSEAEKGISPQLMFLTMLSMNLAILNFLPIPALDGGHMMFLLYELVAGKRANEQLEFRLTIAGLLSLLALMVVVFANDLFRFLN encoded by the coding sequence ATGATGTTGATTGACTCGATCGCGGCGATGCTCCCGATGATCGCCGCCCTACCATTGGCGGCTACCGATGACCCCGGATTCATCGCCTCGCTGCTGACAAACATTTTCTTGTGGGGACGAGTGGCGCTCGGAATCGGGTTGGTCATTTTTGTCCACGAACTGGGACACTTTGTGGCCGCCAAGTCGTTTGGCGTCAAATGCGAAAAGTTCTACGTCGGATTCGATGTGCCGATCAAAATCGGCCCGATCAAGTTTCCTCGCACGTTGGGCAAATTCACCTACGGCGAAACCGAATACGGCATCGGCATCATCCCGCTGGGCGGCTACGTCAAGATGCTGGGCCAAGACGACGATCCACGCAACTTAGAAGAAGAAAACAAACGCATCTCGGTCGACAGTGACACCGCCGACGAACCGGTGCTGGACCCCCGCAGCTTTCCAGCCAAACCGGTTTGGCAACGGATGATCATCATCAGCGCCGGCGTGGTCGTGAACGTGATCACCGGCGTGCTGTTTGCCGCAATCGCGTTTGGTTACGGAGTCACCTACAGCCCGGCCGTGGTGGGCGGAGTGACGCCGGGCGGCCCCGCTTGGCAAGCCGGTATCGAACCCGGTGGCAAGGTCATCGCCGTGGGCGAACTGAAAGATGACCAGATGCATTTCCGCGAAATGAAGATGGAAATCCTGACGCAAGGATTCGAAACGCCCGACCAGCCCATCGATGTCGCGATCCAATACGACGACGGCGTCCGCAATTTCAAACTGCAACCCAAAGCGCTGCCGGAAAACAAAGACTATCGCATGATCGGCGTGGCGATTCCGCACTCCGTCACGCTGAACCAGGACACCTACGCTCGCCCGCAAAGTGTTGCCGCCGATGTGCTTTCGGATGCCGACGCAGGAGCCACGATCACGGCCTTCAATGGCAACCCGATCGTCAGCGATTCGATCGTGCCGGGAACGAACTTCTTTGACTACCTGTACACCCACCCCAACGAAGCGGTCGAACTGACGCTGAAGCGCAGTGACGACAGCGAAGCCACGGTCAGCTTGCCACCGCAAACAGCGAAATCGGCAGGCATCCGTTTTGCCATTGGCCCGATCGTCGCCATGGTCGATGGCGGACCGGCCGAACAGGCGGGCCTGAAACTGGGCGACGTCATCACTGCGATCGGTGACAACGACCAGATCGACGCCTACAGCCTGCCAGCGATGTTGGTTGGCAACAGCGATCCGGTAGCTTTGAAGATTCGTCGTGGCGACGGTGACGATGCCGAATCGACCACCATCACCATCACCCCGAACCGGTCACTGCAAACGCTGTCACCGACGGCCAATCTGTCGAACGACATCGGCATCAATTCGCTGGGACTGGCCTACAAACCGCTATCCACCGTGGCACGCATCACCGCGCCGGCGAAAAGCGATGCCGAAGATGGCGGGTTGAAGGTCGGCGACCGACTGCAAAAGATTCGCTTGGTGATGTCGGATTCGGAAACCCCGGACTGGCTGCACGACGAACTGTTTGGCCCGGTGCTGAAGTCGCTTCGTGAAGGCCAAGAGTTCTCGCCATCGACGCCGCTGAACGCCTTTGTCGACACCATCCAATACCTACCGGTTGGCACCAAGCTAGAGATTCAAGCGACCCGTCCACCCGAAAATCGAGTGGTCACGGCGACCGTCGAAATCCAAGCGGACGAGTTCAATCTGTTCGATCGTGGACTGCAGTTCCCGCCACGGGAAGCCGTCCAAAAAGCGACCTCGCCCGGCAACGCGTTGGCGCTCGGCTACCGCGAAGGCAAGCGACGTTTGAAAGACGTTTTGCGTTTCTTGGAAATGCTGCCGCGAGGACAAATCGGGCTGAAACAAGTCGGTGGACCGTTGGCGATCGTGGGGATCGCTAAGAGCGAAGCCGAGAAGGGCATCTCGCCGCAATTGATGTTCTTGACCATGCTGAGCATGAACTTGGCGATCTTGAATTTCCTGCCGATCCCTGCCTTGGACGGCGGACACATGATGTTCTTGCTGTACGAATTGGTCGCCGGAAAACGGGCCAACGAACAATTGGAATTCCGGCTGACGATTGCCGGGCTGCTGTCGCTGCTAGCCTTGATGGTGGTCGTGTTCGCCAACGACCTATTCCGGTTCCTGAACTAA